One window of Paenibacillus sp. FSL K6-3182 genomic DNA carries:
- a CDS encoding ornithine--oxo-acid transaminase: MNRANKDIELAEQFGAHNYHPLPIVISSAEGVWVQDSEGARYMDMLSAYSALNQGHRHPRIIRALKEQADKVTITSRAFHNEALGAFCEKLAAYTGKERILPMNTGAEAVETAIKAVRRWAYGVKQIPNDQAEIIAFEGNFHGRTLTLTSFSSTEEYKQGYGPFTPGFRVVPYGDLEAVKAVMQPNTAAILIEPIQGEAGIRIPPNGFLAAVAQLCAEQQVLLVADEIQTGFGRTGRKFACDWENVIPDIYIMGKALGGGVMPVSAIAANGSIMDVFEPGSHGSTFGGNPLSCAVAIAALEVTEEEGLTDRSQLLGQYLMSKLATLRHPDIVEIRGRGLFIAIVLSTPARPYCEKLMELGLLCKETHEHVIRLAPPLIITEEELDFAFEQIQTVFANSIQAGA; encoded by the coding sequence ATGAACAGGGCAAATAAGGATATTGAGCTGGCAGAGCAATTTGGCGCCCATAATTATCATCCCCTGCCGATTGTGATTAGCAGCGCAGAGGGCGTATGGGTGCAGGATTCAGAAGGTGCGCGCTACATGGATATGTTGAGCGCTTATTCGGCATTGAATCAAGGGCATCGACATCCTCGGATCATTAGAGCGTTAAAGGAGCAGGCGGATAAGGTCACGATTACATCACGAGCTTTTCATAATGAGGCACTTGGTGCGTTTTGCGAGAAGCTGGCAGCCTATACCGGCAAGGAACGAATTCTTCCTATGAATACAGGGGCAGAGGCAGTTGAGACGGCGATCAAAGCTGTACGTCGCTGGGCTTACGGCGTCAAGCAAATACCGAATGATCAAGCTGAAATCATCGCTTTTGAGGGCAATTTCCATGGCAGAACGCTGACACTGACGTCTTTCTCCTCAACGGAGGAATATAAGCAAGGTTATGGCCCCTTTACACCTGGATTTCGTGTTGTTCCATATGGCGACCTGGAGGCAGTGAAGGCGGTGATGCAGCCGAATACCGCTGCGATATTGATTGAGCCGATTCAAGGCGAGGCGGGCATTCGGATTCCTCCGAATGGATTTCTTGCTGCTGTTGCTCAGCTATGTGCAGAACAGCAGGTGCTGCTTGTGGCAGATGAGATTCAAACCGGCTTCGGGCGTACAGGACGAAAATTCGCATGCGATTGGGAAAATGTCATTCCTGATATTTATATTATGGGGAAAGCGCTGGGTGGAGGGGTCATGCCTGTATCGGCTATCGCCGCGAACGGGAGCATTATGGATGTATTCGAGCCGGGCTCTCATGGTTCAACCTTTGGAGGAAATCCGCTTAGCTGCGCTGTTGCGATTGCAGCGCTTGAAGTAACCGAAGAGGAAGGGCTGACGGACCGCTCACAGCTGTTGGGGCAGTATTTGATGAGCAAGCTTGCTACATTGCGCCATCCGGACATTGTTGAAATTAGAGGACGCGGATTGTTCATCGCCATTGTGCTTTCGACGCCTGCAAGGCCTTATTGCGAGAAGCTGATGGAGCTGGGACTGCTTTGCAAGGAAACGCATGAGCATGTCATTCGGTTGGCACCGCCGCTCATCATCACGGAAGAGGAGCTCGACTTTGCCTTCGAACAAATTCAAACGGTCTTCGCGAATAGCATACAGGCAGGAGCGTGA